GCCACCCCGAGATCTGCGCGCCGGTCGCGGCCGCGCTGTCCTGTTCCTGTGAACCCAGCAAGGATGCCCTGCATGGCTGACGCCTCGCCTCGTGTCTTCAACGTGCTGTTTCTCTGCACCGGCAACTCTGCCCGCTCGCTCATCGCCGAAAGCGTGCTGCGCAAGGAGGGCGGCGCGCGGTTCCGCGCCTTCTCGGCCGGCAGCCAGCCGAAGGGAGAGGTGCATCCGCGGACCCTGAAGATCCTGCAGAACTACCATTACCCGACCGAAGGGCTGCGCTCGAAAAGCTGGGACGAATTCGCCGCGCCCGATGCGCCGGTGATGGATTTCGTCTTCACCGTTTGCGACGACGCGGCGGGCGAGGCCTGTCCCTATTGGCCGGGCCAGCCGATGACGGCGCATTGGGGCCTTCCAGACCCGGCAGCCGCGACCGGCAGCGAGTTGCAGCGCGACATGGCCTTCATCGAGACGCTGCGCTACATGAAGGCGCGCATCCAGGCCTTTGCCGCCCTGCCGATCGGCACCCTGGACCGCGCCAGCCTCGTCTCCAGGCTGCACGAGATCGGATGCTCCGAAGGCACAAGCGAGGCAGGAGACAGCATGGACGTCGTGATCTATCACAACCCGGACTGCGGCACTTCGCGCAACGTGCTGGCGCTGATCCGCAATGCCGGGATCGAGCCGCATGTGGTGGAATACCTCAAGACGCCGCCCTCGCGCGCGATGTTGGAGCAGCTTATCGCCCGCATGGGCATCGCGCCGCGCGATCTGCTGCGCCAGCAGGGTACGCCTTATGCCGAGCTTGGCCTGGACGACCCGGCGCTGACCGACGCCGCGCTGATCGAGGCGATGCTGGCGCATCCGGTGCTGATCAACCGGCCCATCGTGGTCAGCCCCAGGGGCGTGCGGCTCTGCCGGCCCTCGGAGCAGGTGCTGGACCTGCTGCCGCCGCAGCGCGCCGCCTTCAGCAAGGAGGATGGCGAGCCAGTCGTGGATGCCCAAGGCAACCGCATTCGCCCGGCCTGAAAGGAACAGATGATGCCCCCCGACAGCCCGGCCCGCCGGCTTTCCTTTCTCGACCGCTACCTGACGCTCTGGATCTTCGCGGCCATGGCGCTCGGCATCCTGCTGGGCACGCTGTTCACCGGTCTGCCGGATGCGCTGAACGCCATGGCGGTCGGCTCGACCAATATCCCCATCGCCATCGGGCTGATCCTGATGATGTATCCGCCGCTGGCGAAGGTCCGCTACGAGGACCTGCCCCGGGTCTTTGCCGACCGGCGCGTGCTGGTGCTGTCGCTGGTGCAGAACTGGCTGATCGGGCCGGTGCTGATGTTCGCCTTAGCGGTGATCTTCCTGCGCGACCAGCCGGAATACATGACCGGGCTGATCCTGATCGGCCTGGCGCGCTGCATTGCCATGGTGCTGGTCTGGAACCAGCTGGCGCGCGGCGACGGGCAATATGTCGCCGGGCTGGTGGCCTTCAACTCGATCTTCCAGATCCTGTTCTTCTCGACCTATGCCTGGTTGTTCCTGACCGTGCTGCCGCCGCTGTTCGGGCTGGAGGGCAGCGTGATCGACGTGGGTTTCCGGACGGTGACCGAGGCGGTGCTGATCTACCTGGGCATCCCCTTCGCCGCCGGGTTCCTGACCCGGCATGTGCTGATCCGGCGCAGGGGAGAGGAATGGTATCGCGAGGCATTCCTGCCGAGGATCAGCCCGATCACGCTGGCCGCGCTGCTTTTCACCATCGTCGCGATGTTCAGCCTGAAGGGTGGCGATGTCGTGCGCCTGCCGCTCGACACTGTCAGGATCGCCGTGCCGCTGGTGCTGTATTTCGCCATCCAGTTCGTCGTCAGCTTCGCCATGGGCCGCCTGATCGCCCGGGACTATCCGCGCAGCACCGCCATCGCCTTCACCGCCGCCGGCAACAACTTCGAGCTGGCCATCGCCGTCGCCATCGCCGCCTATGGGCTGGCCTCGCCCGTGGCCTTCGCCGCGGTCATCGGCCCGCTGGTCGAGGTGCCGGTGCTGATCCTTCTGGTCAACGCCGCCCTGTGGCTGGGCCGCCGCTGGTTCCCCGAAGCAACCCCGCAAGAGGCCCGCGCATGATCCCCGACCTGCCGAACCTGTCGCCCGACTGCCTGCGCGCGCCCGCGATTCCCGACCTGCCGCGAGCAACCCATCCGCCGCGCATCCTGCTGCTCTACGGCTCGCTGCGCGAACGCTCCTACAGCCGCTTCGCCACGCTGGAGGCCGAGCGCCTGCTGCGGCATTTCGGTTGCGAGACGCGGGTGTTCCACGCCAACGGCCTGCCGCTGCCCGAGGATGCCGACCCGTCGCATCCGAAGGTGCAGGAGTTGCGCGACCTGTGCCTGTGGTCCGAAGGCCAGGTCTGGACCAGCCCGGAACGCCATGGGGCGATGACCGGGGTGATGAAGGCGCAGATCGACTGGATCCCGCTGTCGATGGGCGCGATCCGGCCAACGCAGGGCCGCACGCTGGCGGTGATGCAGGTCTCGGGCGGCTCGCAAAGCTTCAACGCGGTGAACCAGATGCGGGTGCTGGGCCGCTGGATGCGGATGCTGACGATCCCGAACCAGTCCTCGGTCGCCAGGGCGTATCAGGAGTTCGACGAGGCCGGGCGGATGCGGCCGTCGAGCTATTACGACCGCATCGTCGACGTGATGGAGGAACTGGTGAAGTTCACCCTGCTGACCCGCGACCTGTCGGCCTTCCTGACCGACCGCTACAGCGAGCGCAAGGAGACGGCCGCAAAGCTTGAGGAACGGCTGAACCTCAAGGCCGCGACATGAGGCTGGAGAGGCGCGATATCGGGGAGCGATCGCGAGATGCACCCGGATCGCGCCGTAAAGGGCGACCGAACCGGGTCTGAACCGGGCAACCGTCTTGACATTCCATCGTCGCCGTCGGAATTTTCCGGCATGGGGTCTTGCGACGCCCCACGAGGCGCCAGCCGAAGTTCGCGTTCCATTCCGACAACTCACTCAATGGAGGGAACGCAGATGCCTGCGCCTGACGCCATAACCTGCGACAAGCTCGCCAAGCTGATCGGCACCGCACGATGCCCCGTCGTCGTCGACGTGCGCCGGGCGGATGCGAGAGACGCCGAACCCCGTCTCATCCCCTCCGCCCGATGGCTGGCTGAGGATGAAATCACCCCTGCGGCGCTTTCGGAACTGGCCCGCAGCCTGGATCGTCCGGTGGTGGTCCTATGCGCCGAGGGACACGGGCGCAGTCAGGGCGTCGCCGCCTGGCTGCGCCATGAAGGGGTCGCAGCCGAGTATCTGGAGGGAGGCATGGCGGCATGGCTCGCCGCCGGCCTGCCACTCGTCACGACCACAAGGATCACCGGCCATGATCCGCAGGGCCGCAGCCTGTGGGTCACACGGGCGCGGCCCAAGATCGATCGCATCGCCTGCCCCTGGCTGATCCGGCGCTTCATCGATCCACGGGCGGTGTTTCTGTTCGTCGCCCCGGCCGAGGTGCCCGCAGTGGCCGAGCGGTTCGGCGCCATGCCCTTCGATGTCGAAGGCGTGTTCTGGAGCCATCGCGGCGAGGACTGCACCTTCGACGCGCTGCTGAAGGAAACCCGGTTGAGCATCCCGGCGCTCGACCGGCTGGCTTTGATCGTGCGCGGCGCGGATACCGCCCGCCTGGACCTCGCCCCCGAAGCGGCAGGTTTGCTTGCGGCGTCCCTGGGCCTGTCGCGGATGTATTCCGACGATCTGGAACAACTCGATGCCGGATTGCAGCTCTATGACGCTTTCTACCGTTGGGCGCGCGATGCCACGGACGAGATCCACAACTGGCCCACCAACGCCAGGGGTACGGGCCGGGGCGCGACATGAAGCGGCGTGATGGATTTCCCACGCTGGGCCAGGCCACCGGGGTCTGGGCCAGGATCGCCGCGCTGAGTTTCGGCGGGCCGGCCGGCCAGATCGCGGTGATGCACCGGATACTGGTCGATGAGCGGAAATGGCTCGGGGATGCGCGATTCCTCCATGCCCTGAACTTCTGCATGCTGTTGCCCGGTCCCGAGGCGCAGCAGATGGCGACCTATATCGGCTGGCTGATGCACGGCGTGCGCGGCGCGCTGATCGCGGGGATGCTGTTCATCCTGCCGGGTTTCATCGCCATGATGGTGCTGAGCTGGGTCTACGCGCTCTATGGCGATGTGCCGGTTGTGACCGCGCTGTTCTTCGGGCTGAAGGCCGCGGTGCTGGCGATCGTGCTGCAAGCGGTGTTCCGCATCGGCAAACGCGCGCTGAAGAACAATGTCATGCTCGGCCTGGCCGCCGCGTCCTTCCTGGCCATCTTCCTGTTCGATGCACCCTTCCCGGTGATCGTGGCGCTGGCGGCGGCCATCGGCTGGATCGGGGCAAAGGCCGGGATTGCGGCCTTCCGGGGCGGCGGCGGACATGGCTCGACAGGTGGCGCATATGTCAGCGACGCCGACACAATCCTTGGCGAAGAACTTGACCTTCCGCCCTCGGCGCGCAGAAACGCCTTTCGCGCGGGATGGGTGGCGGTCGCGCTCTGGCTGTTGCCGGTGGCGCTGCTGGTCGCCCTGGTACCGGGCAGCGTCTTCACCGACATCGCGCTCTATTTCTCGAAACTCGCGGTGCTGACCTTCGGCGGGGCCTATGCCGTGCTGGCCTGGGTCGCGCAGGAGGCGGTCGGCAGCTATGGCTGGCTGCAGCCGGGTGAGATGCTCGACGGTCTCGGCATGGCCGAAACCATGCCGGGGCCGCTGATCAAGGTGCTGCAATTCGTTGGTTTCATGGGGGCAATGCGCGAGGCCGGATGGGCCATGCCGCTGCTGGCGGCAACGCTCGGGGGCATCCTGACGACATGGGTGACCTTCGCGCCCTGCTTCGCGTGGATTCTGCTCGGGGCACCGTTCATGGAAGGGCTGCGGGAAAACCGGGCGCTCGCGGCGGCGCTGGCTTCGGTCACCGCGGCGGTCGTGGGGGTGATCCTCAATCTCGCGATATGGTTCGCGATCCATGTGGCCTGGCGCGAAGTCGAGCCTTTCAATTGGGGGCCGGTCTCGACCAGCGTTCCGGTGCTGGAAACACTGGATGGGTGGGCGATGGCCCTTTCGGCGCTGGCGATCCTCGCGGTGTTCCGTCTGAAGCTCGGCATCGGCCTCGTGCTTGGTGGTGCGGCACTGGCGGGCCTCGGCCTGCACCTGGCCGGGGCGATCTGACGGCGGATGGCGAGGCCGCTGCCCGAACCCCGAAGAAACCCGGCTATCCGCGATGCCAGGGCGGATGCGGGTCGCCCACGATCAGTTGATGGTGGTGCCTGCCCTGGCCCGCATCACATGGGGATGGTCGGGCGGCATGGTAACGGGCAACGTGACGCTCACCTTGCAGCTCGGTGGCGAGTACAGCCGGTTGACCACACCTGGGAATAGTGAACGGAACATCCGGGGCCGATCACTTGCGCCGGATCAGTTCCAACGGCAGCAATGGACTCTCGAGCAACATGCTGCGGGACAGCAAGTGGCAGGTTTGGCTGAGCCGGGCGATCTGCCCCCGGACAGGCAAGGTGCGGCCCATAGCGGTCGGTCAAGTGCTGTCCTTGCTGCGCGGCGGCATTCCCGGAAGCGGACACTCAACAGGTTCCGCAGCAAGTTCCCGGTCATCATGGTAGTGATACGGAACTTTCTGCTGATCGCCGCGGTAGAGGCTAGTGTCTGCTTTGGACTGATACTGTTGAGAAACCCTGTTGCCGGGCGCCCTTCAGGCTGGTTCACTTCTGATAAGCATGGGGTTAAGGTTTTTGTACGCGAAGGGCGTGAGGCGGAGCAAAGCCCACGAAGCTGATCTGGTTTGTCGGCGCAGCGAAATGCCGGTTCGGCTTTTTCCATCGAAATCATTTTCGTCGCAGGTATGATCGGCGCATCAAAAGAGACTCGGAGACATCTACCTTGATCGCGGATATGAGGGCTAAGTGTATGCGCGTCCGGCGCTATGGGGTTGTCGCGCAATGACTTCGCTGCGTCCCAATCTGGTCAAACGCATAGATCGCCTGCCCAAGCCATCGAATGTCGCGGCGGCCATGCAGCCCCTTTTCGAGGCGATCAGCAACTCGATCCACTCAGTGCAGGCCAAGTTCGGCCATAACGTAACGTCCAAGGGGCGCATCGTCGTCACGGTCAGCACTGATCGCAAGAAGGAGAACGTTTGGGCTACGGTCGAGGACAACGGCGTCGGCCTCGATGAGCGGAATTGGGAGTCGTTTACCACTACCGACAGCGACAACAAGATTCTGATCGGCGGCAAGGGTGTTGGACGGCTACTTTGGCTCGATTGCTTTCGGCAAACCCAGGCTATGAGCGTCTTCGATGACGAAGACGGCGTGCGCAAAGAGCGGCGCTTCGCGTTCGTGTTGGCCAACGAGGACCAGATCCAGAACCACGTCATCGAGGCCGCGGCCCCCGGCCGCGAAACTTCGTTCCACGTCAAGTTTACCGGGCTACGCGACAACGCTTATTTCAACAAGTTCCCCGGTCGCGACAGTTTCGTCTTCCAGCACCTGACCTCTCATTTTCTGCCGACCTTCATCAGCGGCCGGTGTCCCCAGGTCACGGTGCTGGTCGGCGACGAAACCCGTCACTTTCCCGCTGACATCGACAAAATCGTCCATCGCAAGCAGACGGCTCTGAGGCTTGAGACCGAAGCATACGGTACGCTCTTCCTTACCCTGATGGAATGCGACAAGGTCGCCAGCGCCGACCTGAAGGGCTCGCACTTCGTGCACTTCATCGCTCACGACCGCACGGTCCACTCCCAGAGCATCGATGGCAAGCTGGGGCTTAAGTATTTTGGCGAGAACAACGATCGTGTTTTCCATGCCATCCTGACCGGTGAATTTCTGGATCAAAACGTCAACCAGGAGCGGACAGCGTTCATGTTCGAAGACGCCGTGCTTGAGCGAATCATCAACGACGTCTGCACCGATCATATCGAGGCGTTCCTCGCCGAGCCGTTGTCCAAGCTAAGTGGTGAGCAGCGCATCAAGATCGAGGAGATCACCGAGACCTACCCTTCGGTGGCGTTCGGTAACACCGCCGAACTACAATCTAAGCTGCCTTCTGGCGAACTAAATGGCGACGCGATCTACGGCCATCTCTCGCGCGAGCGTTTCCGTCGCGATCAGCGCCAAGCCGAAAAGATCCGTACGGTCTTGACCCGACTCAAGGACGGCGCGGCCGACGTGTCATCGTTCTCGGGGGCGATCGCCGAAGCGGGCAAGGCGCTGGAGGATTCCGAACAGCGCAGTCTTGCTGAGTATGTCGTGCGTCGCAAGGTGGTGCTGGATTTCATCGAAATCCTTTTGGAGAAGGTTCGCGACGATACGCGCGACAGTGCCTACCAGCGCGAAGATGTCCTGCACTCCTTCATCTGCCCGTTGCGCGTCAACACCCTGGAGGATGGCAGCCGCAAGGTCGAGGCCGCCGCATCGCACGACCTCTGGATCGTCGATGAGCGACTGACGTTCGCGCAGTACTTCAGCTCCGACGAGGAGTTCTCGGTCTTGTCGGACGCGATTGAAAGTGACGAGCGGCCCGATGTCCTGATCTTCGATCATGTCCACGGCTTGCGCCAAGTCGAAGAGCCCTCGAAGGTCTTACTAGGTCATGTTGACAAATGGCGGAGCCAGAGGCGGATCGACGTGATGTCGATGAAGCCCAGGAAGCTTTCGGCGGTCTTGTCGTAGCGGGTGGCGACGCGACGGGCATTGTTGAGCTTGTTGAAGCACCGCTCAACGAGATTGCGCAGGCGGTAGAGCCTGCGGTCAACGGCGACCCGTAGCTTCCGGGTTTTGCGCATGGGGATGACCGGCACCACGTCGCGCACCTCCATGGTCTTGCGGATGTTGTCGGAGTCGTAGCCGCGGTCTGCGAGCAGAACGCTTGGCTCGGGCAGGTTGTCAGCCATGACCAGATCGAAGCCGAGGTAGTCCGATGTCTGCCCGGCCGTGATCTCGGTTCTCATGGGCAGGCCTGCCGCATTGACCCGCAGATGGATCTTGGTCGTGAAGCCACCTCGCGAGCGGCCGAAACCTTGGCGCGGAGTCCCCCTTTTGCGCCCGCTGCCTGATGATGAGCGCGAACCACGGTGCTGTCGATCATCTGCAGCGCATCCGGCACGATCCGGCTCTCGTTCAGCGCCTCCAGGATCTGTTCCCACAGCCCCGCCAACGTCCAGCGCCGGAACTGCCGATAGACAGACGACCATTTGCCGAACTCTTCCGGCAGGTCGCGCCAGGGCGACCCCGTTCGGGCGATCCAGAAAATCCCATCCAGAACAAGCCGATGGTTCGTGGGCTTGCGGCCGTTCGGAGAACGGACAGCCAGGATGAAGCGTTCAAAGAACGCCCACTCGTCGTTCGACATCAGGTTTCGTGCCACGCTGGTCTCCATTGCAGATACCAGCTTGAATCACGATCACCGCGCCCGGTGAATCCCTTTTGTCAACACGCCCTAGTGCGCGACATGTGGCTGACCGGCTTCGACAGCCCCTCGACGCACACGATGTACATCGACAAGCCGATGCGGGGCCACGGGCTGATGCAGGCGATTGCCCGCGTCAACCGCGTGTTCCGCGACAAGCCTGCAGGGCTGATCGTCGATTACATCGGCATCGCCCAAAACCTGAAGTCCGCGCTGGGCCAGTATTCCAAGGCGGACCAGGAACAGGCGGGGATCGACGAAGCCGAGGCCGTCGCCGCGCTGCTGGAGCGGCTGGATGTCGTGCGCTCCATGTTCCACGGGTTCGACTACTCGGCTGGATTGACCGGCACCCCGCACCAACGGCTCGTCGCACTGGCAGAGGCGTTGAACTGGATCCTCGCCAGGCAGGACGAAGCCGCCCAGCGCGAAACTGACAAGGAGGCGAAGAAGGCTTCGCACCGCCGATACCAGGACGCAGTGCTGGCGCTCTCCAAGGCCTTCGCCCTTTGCTCCGCCAGCGATACGGCCCGCGATGTCCGCGACGAGGTGGGCTTCTTCCAGACCGTGCGAGCCGCGATGGTCAAGGCGGCCGACAGTTCAGGTACGTCGGCAGCCGACCGCGACCTCGCAATCCGCCAGATCGTCAATGCTGCCGTAGCCTCAACCGAGATCGTCGACATTCTGTCGGCGGCAGGGCTGTCATCGCCGGACATCTCCATCTTGTCGGATGAGTTCCTTGCCGAAGTTGGCCAGATGCAGAAGAAGAACCTCGCCCTGGAGGCCTTGAGGAAACTGCTGAACGACGAAATCCGATCACGCAGCAAGAGCAATGTGATCGAGACACGGAAGTTCTCGGAGCGGCTCGAAGAGGCCATCGCGCGCTACCACACCAATGCCATCAGCACGGTCGAGGTTCTTCAGGAACTGATTGCGCTGGCCAAGGACGTTCGCGACGCACGAAGCCGCGGCGAAGAGACCGGGCTGACACCAGAAGAGGTCGCATTTTACGATGCGCTGGCCGACAATCAGAGTGCGGTTGACGTGCTCGGCAACGATCAGCTGAAGATCATCGCCCATGAATTGCTCAAAGGGCTCAAGGCCAATGTCAGCATAGATTGGGCCCATCGCGACAGCGCCAGGGCAAGATTGCGAGTGCTCGTGAAGCGTATCTTGAGAAAGTATGGTTATCCGCCGGACCTCGAGGATGCCGCAGTGTGAGCACCTCCCCGAAAATCGGACAGTGACGTAAGCTCTGATCTTCCGTCTGCTGGTCTCCAAGAACGAGGAGAACAGACGATGTCGAAACGCAGGAACCATGACGCGGGCTTCAAGGCTCGCGTGGCGCTGGAAGCCGTGAAGGGCGAGCGCACCGTGTCGGAGCTGGCCGCGGAATACGGCGTGCATCCGACGATGATCCACCAGTGGAAGAAGGCGCTGCTCGAGGGGGCATCGGACATCTTCGAACGCGGCAGGAAGAAGAAGGCCGAGGTCGACGAGGAGACGGTGCGATCGCTGCACGCCAAGATCGGAGAGCTGGCCGTCGCCAACGATTTTTTGTCACGAAAGCTCAAGCCCTGGACCGGCAGGTGAGGCGCGGGATGATCGAACGCTCTCACCCCACGCTGTCGGTCGGGGCGCAATGCCGTCTGCTGTCGATCTCGCGGTCGTCGTTCTACTACGCACCGCAGGGCGAGACCGAGATGAACCTGGCGCTCATGCGGCTGATCGACCGTCAGTTCCTGGAAACCCCCTTCTACGGCGTCCAGCAGATGACCTGGCACCTGCAGAACGAAGGGCACCCAGTGAACNTGAAGCGCATCCGGCGGCTGATGCGGCTCATGCGTCTGATGCCGATCTACCAGAAGCCCAACACCAGCAAGCCTGCGAAGGGGCACAAGACCTACCCCTATCTGCTGGGTGGCCTGCGGGTCGATCGGCACAACCATGCCTGGTGTGCCGACATCACCTATCTGCCGATGCGACGAGGCTTCCTCTACCTGGTCGCCATCATGGACTGGTTCACCCGCAAGGTGCTGGCCTGGCGCATCTCGAACACGCTCGAAGCCGACTTCTGCGTCGAGGCGCTGAACGAGGCGGTCCACCGCTTCGGCCCGCCCGAGATCATGAACACCGATCAGGGCTCGCAGTTCACGTCCTTCGCCTGGACCGACCGGCTGAAACGGATCGGCACCCGGATCTCGATGGACGGCAAGGGCCGGTGTCTCGACAACATCTTCATCGAGCGCCTTTGGCGGTCCCTGAAGTATGAGTGCGTCTATCTGCACGCCTGGGAGACCGGCTCGCAGGCGAAGGCGGGCGTTGGCCGATGGATCACCTTCTACAACCACCAGCGGCCCCACGCCGCCCATGGCGGACAGCCGCCCGCCGTGGTCTACTTCAACCAGATCGAAACCGATCAGCAGGGGCAGAGAGTAGCTTAAATCATCCCGGAAACTGTCCAAGAGATGGGGAGTAGCTCAGTGCGCGGTGTCCTGGCGCAGGCGGAGGCTATGCTGTCTGAAATGTCGGGGTCATAAATCGTGGCTATCAAGCTGACGCGAGTTCTTCTATCACTTCTGGTCCTTGCGGCTGCTTCCCCTGCGCTGGGACAGAGCTTCTCCTGTCGAATTGGCACGCAGCCCGCATGCCTGGACTACGGTGACAAGGTCTGCTCGAGCAGCGGCATGTGCGTCGACCGTAACGCAGCCTGCTTCGATCAGTATCAGTGCAACTACGAGGGTTTCACCTGCAAATCAAACGTCACCGAATGCGTCGAAGCACATGACTCCCTGCTGCGAAAACACAATGAGCTGGTCGACGATTTCAATGAGAACCTTGAGATTGCCAAGAGAATGGCAGCGCGCTTGGACGACATCGAAAGCTGCCTGATCTATGCTAGTACCCTCGAGGCTGCGAAGCGATGTGCGCCATGAACCCGAAGCTGAAGATCATGATCATACAATGAAAACCGTGCCCCTAGCAGAAACAATTGGTCGGTTGCGGTATTTTGGGGAGCAGTTTCTGCATGGCGCCTTTTAACTGGCTGTTCGGCCGCACCCCAAAACCGATCCAACAGAACCAGCCCGCACCCTTGGAGGAATTTCGGCCATCTCCGATCATCCGTGCTCCCGCCAGACCAGCATTATCGCACGCGGTCAGGGTGCCGGAGGGCAGCTTCCGCTTCGTCGCGCTGGATGTCGAAACCGCTTGCAGTGATGCCGCCAGCATCTGCCAGATCGGCCTGGCCTGCGTTCAACCCGACAACCAGATCCAGACCTTCTCCATGCTGGTCAATCCCGGCACCAGGTTCGACGCCTTCAACATCCAGCTCCATGGCATTGGCCCGGACCATGTGGCGGATGCACCGCGGTTCCCTGACGCCTTGGATGCTTTGCTCCCTTTGCTGTCGCGCCACCATCTCATCCAGCATAGCAACTTCGACAAGCAGGCAATGAATGCCGCCTGCAGTTTCTGCGGCATCGACGCCCCTGACCTGCGCTGGGCCGACAGCGTCCAGATCGCGCGACGGGCGTGGCCCGAGTTGAAGGGTAACGGCGGGCACGGATTGGCGAACCTCAAGCGAACGCTGAACCTTCAGTTCCACCACCATGATGCAGGCGAAGATGCCCGCGCAGCCGCATTGGTCGTGCTGCACGCCGAGCTTCATCTTCGCCTTCCGTTTGAAGAACTGATCAAACCGGCCGCCAGAAAGAGCTACTCAGCCGCGATCACCATGGACGGCGACCCGACAGGCGTACTGGCCGGGTCGGTGGTGGTCTTCACCGGCGCATTGGGCATGTCCAGAAGCGAAGCAGCCGAGCTTGCTGCCCGCGCAGGTATGTCCGTGAAGGCTGGCGTGACCAGGGAGACGACCCATTTGGTTGTAGGTGACCAAGATTTGAGCGTGCTTGCCGGGCACACTAAGAGCAGCAAGCACCGGAAGGCCGAAGACATGCAGAGGGCGGGGCATCCCATTCGCATTATTGGCGAGAGCGCCTTCAAATCCCTCGTGGCTAAATCGAAAGCAAGCTGATCCCCCCTCCTCGGGTTCCTCCTCGGCGCTGAACGTATGCGGGGGGGGCGCAGCGCGGTGGTTCGCTAGCGTGAGGCATTTTCACCGGGGAAGCCAGGCGGAAGCCACCTTGCAACCCGGAGCCGGAATTCGTGAGTCAGATCAGCGGCTTGCGCAATCACGATCTGGCGGGGGTGGGTTCCCGGCGGGAAGCCAGGGAAGCCACCTTCGGGGAAGCCAGGTGGGCAGAAGCCACCCCGAAAAGTCAATTCATTAGAAGCCGTTGAATCCGCTTCACTTTTCGGGTTGACAGACCTGCCCCCATTGACCTACCCCTTGATCATCGAAGAATTGCGCCCGGAGGAACCCCCTCGCGGGCGCTTTTCATTTTCCTCCCCACATCCCGAGCCCCATCCCATGGACCTCGTCTTCGCGCCGAGCCAGGTAGAATCCTGGCCGATTGCCCGGCTGCGCCCCTATGCCCGCAATGCCAAGATGCACGGCGACGACCAGGTGGCGAAGATCGCCGCCAGCATGGCCAAGTTCGGCTGGACCGTCCCCTGCATGGTGGCCGACGATGGTGAACTGATCGCGGGCCATGGACGGGTGCTGGCC
This portion of the Paracoccus sp. N5 genome encodes:
- a CDS encoding type I restriction enzyme endonuclease domain-containing protein, which gives rise to MWLTGFDSPSTHTMYIDKPMRGHGLMQAIARVNRVFRDKPAGLIVDYIGIAQNLKSALGQYSKADQEQAGIDEAEAVAALLERLDVVRSMFHGFDYSAGLTGTPHQRLVALAEALNWILARQDEAAQRETDKEAKKASHRRYQDAVLALSKAFALCSASDTARDVRDEVGFFQTVRAAMVKAADSSGTSAADRDLAIRQIVNAAVASTEIVDILSAAGLSSPDISILSDEFLAEVGQMQKKNLALEALRKLLNDEIRSRSKSNVIETRKFSERLEEAIARYHTNAISTVEVLQELIALAKDVRDARSRGEETGLTPEEVAFYDALADNQSAVDVLGNDQLKIIAHELLKGLKANVSIDWAHRDSARARLRVLVKRILRKYGYPPDLEDAAV
- a CDS encoding exonuclease domain-containing protein, with translation MAPFNWLFGRTPKPIQQNQPAPLEEFRPSPIIRAPARPALSHAVRVPEGSFRFVALDVETACSDAASICQIGLACVQPDNQIQTFSMLVNPGTRFDAFNIQLHGIGPDHVADAPRFPDALDALLPLLSRHHLIQHSNFDKQAMNAACSFCGIDAPDLRWADSVQIARRAWPELKGNGGHGLANLKRTLNLQFHHHDAGEDARAAALVVLHAELHLRLPFEELIKPAARKSYSAAITMDGDPTGVLAGSVVVFTGALGMSRSEAAELAARAGMSVKAGVTRETTHLVVGDQDLSVLAGHTKSSKHRKAEDMQRAGHPIRIIGESAFKSLVAKSKAS